The following are from one region of the Quercus robur chromosome 1, dhQueRobu3.1, whole genome shotgun sequence genome:
- the LOC126723756 gene encoding uncharacterized protein LOC126723756, translated as MSDRKEKNGWLSVTVPEFGGWDKKAPVSPNYSVVFSQARANRKHLKTDLSDLRSNLENERELINANHHHHHHQDDPVMRKKKILTYINCCIRP; from the exons ATGAGTGATCGGAAGGAG AAGAATGGCTGGTTGTCTGTGACTGTTCCTGAATTTGGAGGATGGGATAAAAAGGCCCCAGTTTCTCCCAACTATTCAGTGGTATTTTCTCAAGCTCGAGCTAATAGAAAGCATCTGAAGACAGACTTGAGTGACTTGAGATCAAACCttgaaaatgaaagagagctcATTAATgctaatcatcatcatcatcatcatcaggaTGATCCGGTTATG aggaaaaagaagattcTGACCTACATCAATTGCTGCATTAGGCCTTGA
- the LOC126723747 gene encoding splicing factor 3B subunit 6-like protein, which produces MASISLRKGNTRLPPEVNRVLYVRNLPFNISSEEMYDIFGKYGAIRQIRVGTSKDTRGTAFVVYEDIYDAKTAVDHLSGFNVANRYLIVLYYQQAKMSKKFDHKKKEDEITKLQEKYGVSTKDK; this is translated from the coding sequence ATGGCGAGCATAAGCCTTCGCAAGGGAAACACGCGGCTACCACCGGAGGTGAACCGCGTACTCTACGTTCGGAACCTGCCGTTCAACATATCGAGCGAAGAGATGTACGACATATTCGGCAAGTACGGCGCCATTCGGCAGATCCGAGTCGGCACGAGCAAGGACACTCGCGGCACCGCCTTCGTCGTCTACGAGGACATCTACGACGCCAAGACCGCCGTCGATCACCTCTCCGGCTTCAACGTCGCCAACCGCTACCTCATCGTGCTGTACTACCAGCAAGCCAAGATGAGCAAGAAGTTCGATCACAAGAAGAAGGAGGACGAGATTACCAAGCTTCAGGAAAAGTATGGTGTCTCCACCAAAGATAAGTAG